A single Populus nigra chromosome 13, ddPopNigr1.1, whole genome shotgun sequence DNA region contains:
- the LOC133670862 gene encoding probable metal-nicotianamine transporter YSL14 — protein MNKSICVSWSVIMLGVQLTLQPILAFNFKTGYLTLSSPRSMFVSQLIGTAMGCMISPCVFWLFFKAFRDLGTPGSQYPAPYATVFRNMAILGVEGFSSLPKNCLYLCYWFFGAAILINLIKDALGKKRASFIPNPMTMAIPFYIGSYFAIDMCVGSLILFIWEKIDKAKADAFGPAVASGLICGDGIWTLPSSILALAGVKPPIRLKFLSRRTNAKVDAFLGS, from the exons ATGAACAAGTCTATCTGTGTCTCCTGGAGTGTGATAATGTTAGGGGTGCAGCTG ACTTTACAACCTATATTAGCATTCAATTTCAAGACTGGTTATTTGACCCTTTCTTCACCTCGGTCCATGTTTGTTAGCCAACTAATTGGAACTGCAATGGGTTGCATGATTTCCCCGTGTgtattttggcttttttttaagGCCTTCAGGGATCTGGGGACTCCTGGAAGTCAATACCCTGCTCCTTATGCTACTGTATTTCGAAACATGGCTATATTGGGGGTAGAAGGATTCTCCTCTCTACCAAAGAATTGTCTCTATCTTTGTTATTGGTTCTTCGGTGCAGCTATTCTGATAAATTTGATCAAGGATGCCTTGGGTAAGAAACGGGCTAGTTTCATTCCCAATCCAATGACAATGGCTATACCTTTCTATATTGGCTCATACTTTGCCATCGACATGTGTGTGGGAAGCTTGATTCTATTTATCTGGGAAAAGATTGACAAGGCAAAGGCAGATGCTTTTGGGCCAGCAGTGGCTTCTGGTTTGATTTGTGGGGATGGGATATGGACTTTGCCTAGTTCGATACTTGCTCTAGCAGGAGTAAAACCTCCCATTCGCTTGAAATTTTTGTCAAGGAGAACAAATGCTAAGGTCGATGCGTTTTTAGGGtcataa